In the Wyeomyia smithii strain HCP4-BCI-WySm-NY-G18 chromosome 2, ASM2978416v1, whole genome shotgun sequence genome, one interval contains:
- the LOC129725549 gene encoding uncharacterized protein LOC129725549 isoform X1, giving the protein MDTPECDRHYFLGLTAKPLATCTFERAEEKLRGSCCAHIMLLAQIHTSESSRVKRQSNRSPFSVYSAPLKNKFVRNRPLPSGLVTTIESVQPTTFSATPVSVNNFNGDLSTILTRRPPHLTLPPPFEAEAPSRSREFYSCMSSCLTLSHYNPVCGTDHTTYHNVYKLDCANRCGARPSVRVRKPGIC; this is encoded by the exons ATGGATACACCAGAGTGCGATAGGCATTATTTTTTGGGGCTAACAGCGAAACCGCTTGCCACTTGCACTTTTGAACGGGCCGAAGAAAAGCTAAGAGGATCATGTTGTG CACACATCATGCTACTGGCGCAGATTCATACGTCTGAAAGCTCACGTGTGAAGCGGCAGTCCAACCGAAGTCCCTTCAGTGTTTATTCCGCACCTTTAAAGAACAAATTCG TTCGAAACCGTCCACTGCCATCCGGTTTGGTAACTACCATCGAATCTGTTCAGCCGACCACATTTTCAGCGACACCAGTCAGTGTCAATAACTTCAACGGCGATCTATCGACGATTCTGACTAGAAGACCACCACATCTAACGCTTCCTCCCCCGTTCGAGGCAGAGGCTCCTTCCAGATCCCGCGAATTTTACAGTTGTATGTCCAGTTGCCTCACGTTGAGTCACTACAACCCGGTTTGCGGAACCGATCACACAACCTACCACAACGTGTACAAGTTGGACTGTGCTAATCGATGCGGGGCAAGACCTA GCGTGCGAGTACGAAAACCCGGTATATGCTAG
- the LOC129725549 gene encoding uncharacterized protein LOC129725549 isoform X2 yields the protein MRPLDRAAVLVIAAHIMLLAQIHTSESSRVKRQSNRSPFSVYSAPLKNKFVRNRPLPSGLVTTIESVQPTTFSATPVSVNNFNGDLSTILTRRPPHLTLPPPFEAEAPSRSREFYSCMSSCLTLSHYNPVCGTDHTTYHNVYKLDCANRCGARPSVRVRKPGIC from the exons cagCACACATCATGCTACTGGCGCAGATTCATACGTCTGAAAGCTCACGTGTGAAGCGGCAGTCCAACCGAAGTCCCTTCAGTGTTTATTCCGCACCTTTAAAGAACAAATTCG TTCGAAACCGTCCACTGCCATCCGGTTTGGTAACTACCATCGAATCTGTTCAGCCGACCACATTTTCAGCGACACCAGTCAGTGTCAATAACTTCAACGGCGATCTATCGACGATTCTGACTAGAAGACCACCACATCTAACGCTTCCTCCCCCGTTCGAGGCAGAGGCTCCTTCCAGATCCCGCGAATTTTACAGTTGTATGTCCAGTTGCCTCACGTTGAGTCACTACAACCCGGTTTGCGGAACCGATCACACAACCTACCACAACGTGTACAAGTTGGACTGTGCTAATCGATGCGGGGCAAGACCTA GCGTGCGAGTACGAAAACCCGGTATATGCTAG
- the LOC129725549 gene encoding uncharacterized protein LOC129725549 isoform X3, translated as MRPLDRAAVLVIAHIMLLAQIHTSESSRVKRQSNRSPFSVYSAPLKNKFVRNRPLPSGLVTTIESVQPTTFSATPVSVNNFNGDLSTILTRRPPHLTLPPPFEAEAPSRSREFYSCMSSCLTLSHYNPVCGTDHTTYHNVYKLDCANRCGARPSVRVRKPGIC; from the exons CACACATCATGCTACTGGCGCAGATTCATACGTCTGAAAGCTCACGTGTGAAGCGGCAGTCCAACCGAAGTCCCTTCAGTGTTTATTCCGCACCTTTAAAGAACAAATTCG TTCGAAACCGTCCACTGCCATCCGGTTTGGTAACTACCATCGAATCTGTTCAGCCGACCACATTTTCAGCGACACCAGTCAGTGTCAATAACTTCAACGGCGATCTATCGACGATTCTGACTAGAAGACCACCACATCTAACGCTTCCTCCCCCGTTCGAGGCAGAGGCTCCTTCCAGATCCCGCGAATTTTACAGTTGTATGTCCAGTTGCCTCACGTTGAGTCACTACAACCCGGTTTGCGGAACCGATCACACAACCTACCACAACGTGTACAAGTTGGACTGTGCTAATCGATGCGGGGCAAGACCTA GCGTGCGAGTACGAAAACCCGGTATATGCTAG
- the LOC129725549 gene encoding uncharacterized protein LOC129725549 isoform X4 — translation MLLAQIHTSESSRVKRQSNRSPFSVYSAPLKNKFVRNRPLPSGLVTTIESVQPTTFSATPVSVNNFNGDLSTILTRRPPHLTLPPPFEAEAPSRSREFYSCMSSCLTLSHYNPVCGTDHTTYHNVYKLDCANRCGARPSVRVRKPGIC, via the exons ATGCTACTGGCGCAGATTCATACGTCTGAAAGCTCACGTGTGAAGCGGCAGTCCAACCGAAGTCCCTTCAGTGTTTATTCCGCACCTTTAAAGAACAAATTCG TTCGAAACCGTCCACTGCCATCCGGTTTGGTAACTACCATCGAATCTGTTCAGCCGACCACATTTTCAGCGACACCAGTCAGTGTCAATAACTTCAACGGCGATCTATCGACGATTCTGACTAGAAGACCACCACATCTAACGCTTCCTCCCCCGTTCGAGGCAGAGGCTCCTTCCAGATCCCGCGAATTTTACAGTTGTATGTCCAGTTGCCTCACGTTGAGTCACTACAACCCGGTTTGCGGAACCGATCACACAACCTACCACAACGTGTACAAGTTGGACTGTGCTAATCGATGCGGGGCAAGACCTA GCGTGCGAGTACGAAAACCCGGTATATGCTAG